One bacterium genomic window, CCGGACGCGGCGTCCCTCAAGGACAAGCGGCGGCGCCTCGCGGGCCTCGTCGCGCGGATCCGCGCAAACTACCCCGTATCGGTCGCCGAGGTCGGGGGACAGGAACTCTGGCAGCGGGGGACCGTCGGAGCGGCGCTGGTCACCACCGACGGGAGGCTCGCCCGGTCGATGCTCGACCGGAT contains:
- a CDS encoding DUF503 domain-containing protein, whose amino-acid sequence is MAVLIAELLFPDAASLKDKRRRLAGLVARIRANYPVSVAEVGGQELWQRGTVGAALVTTDGRLARSMLDRIAGGIGRDGEVELLSSRVEFFHPEGSETE